One segment of Ziziphus jujuba cultivar Dongzao chromosome 12, ASM3175591v1 DNA contains the following:
- the LOC107428661 gene encoding probable nucleoredoxin 1: METESKRIVVAEDNIAQMTETITDFSFSLLFSTERDFLVRNNNDLVKIDSLKGKKVGLYFSASWRRPCRRFTPNLVEVYNEVVSKGDFEVVFVSTDKDEESFDGYFSEMPWLALPISDSETRDQLDELFKVSGIPYLVIIDENGKVLTDSGVEIIREYGVEGYPFTTERIKELKELKDQEEAAKREQYLKSILVSPSHDFLISPDGRKVNIDSLKGKKVGLYFSASWCGPCRRFTPNLVEVYNEVASKGDFEVVFVSADKDEESFNGYFSEMPWLAIPFSDSETRYKLDVMFRVSEIPYLVIIGENRKLNDSGVEIIEEYGIQGYPFTEERVKELEDQEDAAKREQTLRSILVSHSRDFVISPDGNKVAVSELEGKTIGLYFSDSSYKSCVEFTPKLVEVYEELKAKGENFEIMLIPLDDDEESFEQDFKSMPWFALPIKDKSCEKLDSYFEISVLPTLVIIGPDGKTLTKNGVPAVASYEVLAYPFTPEKFKELLEIEKANEEAQTLESILVLGALNFVIRSDGTEVPVSELVGKNILLYFSAHWSRPCRSFLPKLIKTYHDIKEKDNSFEVIFISGDRDQLSFDEFFSSMPWLALPFSDERKKNLKKILKIEGIHAAIAIGPSGRTVNMKVGRLIAIYGADAYPFTEERLKHLDEELEEMAKQWPKKVKHKLHAEHELLLTHCDGYNCDGCEETGYTWSYCCEFCNFDLHPKCALKNDEETDNDPTENHEFICDGDGCRRV, from the exons ATGGAAACGGAAAGCAAAAGAATTGTGGTTGCTGAAGATAACATTGCTCAGATGACCGAGACTATAACCGACTTCTcgttctctctcctcttttctacAGAGAGAGACTTTCTAGTTCGCAACAACAATGATCTG GTTAAGATAGACAGCTTGAAGGGGAAGAAGGTTGGATTGTATTTTTCAGCATCATGGCGTAGACCATGTCGTCGATTCACCCCAAACTTAGTGGAGGTGTACAATGAAGTTGTCTCAAAAGGTGATTTTGAGGTTGTCTTTGTCTCTACTGATAAAGACGAGGAGTCATTCGATGGGTATTTTTCCGAGATGCCATGGCTTGCACTCCCAATTTCTGATTCAGAGACACGTGATCAGTTGGATGAACTGTTCAAGGTCAGTGGGATACCATACCTTGTGATCATTGATGAAAATGGGAAAGTCTTGACTGACAGTGGTGTTGAAATTATTCGGGAATATGGAGTTGAAGGATATCCTTTCACCACAGAAAGGATAAAAGAACTAAAAGAACTAAAAGACCAAGAAGAAGCAGCTAAACGGGAACAGTACTTGAAATCAATCTTGGTCTCACCTTCCCATGACTTTCTAATCTCACCCGATGGAAGGAAG GTTAACATAGACAGCTTGAAGGGGAAGAAGGTTGGGTTGTATTTTTCAGCATCATGGTGTGGACCATGTCGTCGATTCACCCCAAACTTAGTGGAGGTGTACAATGAAGTTGCCTCAAAAGGTGATTTTGAGGTTGTCTTTGTCTCTGCTGATAAAGACGAGGAATCATTCAATGGGTATTTTTCCGAGATGCCATGGCTTGCAATCCCATTTTCTGATTCGGAGACACGTTATAAGTTAGATGTAATGTTCAGGGTCAGTGAAATACCATACCTTGTGATCATTGGTgaaaataggaaactaaatgACAGTGGAGTTGAAATTATTGAGGAGTATGGAATTCAAGGATATCCTTTTACGGAAGAAAGAGTAAAAGAACTAGAAGACCAAGAAGATGCAGCTAAACGGGAACAGACCTTGAGATCAATCTTAGTCTCACATTCCCGTGACTTTGTAATCTCACCCGATGGGAATAAG GTAGCTGTCTCAGAACTTGAAGGGAAAACAATTGGTCTGTATTTCTCAGATTCTTCATACAAGTCGTGTGTTGAATTTACGCCAAAACTAGTGGAGGTTTATGAGGAACTCAAAGCTAAGGGAGAGAACTTTGAGATTATGTTGATTCcacttgatgatgatgaagaatcaTTTGAGCAGGATTTTAAAAGTATGCCTTGGTTTGCATTGCCAATCAAGGACAAGAGCTGTGAAAAGCTTGACAGTTATTTTGAGATCTCAGTCCTTCCCACTTTGGTTATTATTGGCCCAGATGGTAAAACTCTCACTAAAAATGGTGTTCCAGCGGTTGCTAGTTATGAAGTTCTGGCATACCCATTCACCCCAGAGAAGTTCAAAGAGCTTCTTGAGATTGAGAAGGCAAATGAGGAAGCTCAAACCCTTGAGTCAATATTGGTTCTTGGAGCTCTAAATTTTGTAATTCGAAGTGATGGGACCGAg GTACCGGTATCAGAACTTGTTGGAAAGAATATTCTACTTTATTTCTCAGCTCATTGGTCTCGCCCATGTCGTTCATTCCTTCCTAAGCTTATTAAAACATACCATGACATCAAGGAAAAAGACAATTCATTCGAAGTGATCTTCATTTCAGGTGATCGTGATCAGCTCTCCTTCGACGAATTCTTTTCAAGCATGCCTTGGTTAGCCCTTCCTTTCAGTGATGAGAGGAagaaaaaccttaaaaaaatattaaaaatcgaAGGCATCCATGCAGCCATAGCCATTGGCCCCTCTGGCCGGACAGTGAACATGAAAGTAGGACGGTTGATAGCCATCTATGGGGCTGATGCCTATCCATTCACAGAAGAGAGGTTGAAGCATTTGGACGAAGAGTTGGAGGAAATGGCAAAGCAGTGGCCTAAGAAAGTGAAGCATAAGTTGCATGCTGAACATGAGCTTTTGCTCACTCATTGCGATGGATACAACTGTGATGGGTGTGAGGAGACGGGATATACTTGGTCCTATTGCTGTGAGTTTTGTAACTTTGATCTCCATCCAAAGTGTGCCTTGAAGAACGATGAAGAAACAGACAATGATCCAACAGAAAATCATGAATTCATCTGTGATGGTGATGGGTGCCGTAGAGTTTAA
- the LOC125420317 gene encoding probable nucleoredoxin 1 has product MAWQVVVSRRFLVFLLNQVFSFFIFFIFYFFNKKKYQTQNSTNKKSTIKGIGTYYRAQPRKKTRIMDNGVGHDLSQLLSSEERDFLIRKNGDEVKVSSLAGKIVGLYFSASWCGPCRRFTPKLIELYEEVASKGNFEVVFISSDRDDESFKNYLSEMPWLAIPFSDLDTRKRLKELFKVRGIPNLVIFDENGHVSTEKGTRIVTEYGVDAYPFTPERINFLKEQEEAAKQNQTLSSILVSSSRDYLISNDGKQVPVSELEGKLVGLYFSMNSHGGCIEFTPKLVEAYKKLKETGQGQDFEIVLISLDHKDEQFKEGFEKMPWLALPFNDKSIERLVRYFELQNLPTLVIIGPDGKTLNPDVSELIEEHGVGAYPFSPEKLAELAEIEKAKLEAQTLESLLVFEDKDYVIEKNGSKVPVSELVGKTILLYFSAHWCPPCRAFLPKLITTYHDIKAKDKAFEVIFISSDRDQSAFDEFFSSMPWLALPFGDVRKKSLQRTFKVQGIPAAIAIGPSGRTLTSNARKLIGAYGEDAYPFTEEHLKHLEKKVEEMAKGWPEKVKHESHVEHELVLTRRPAYGCNGCREPGYDWSFYCKECDFDLHPKCALKNNEEAKNEPKANDGYVCDGYVCRKA; this is encoded by the exons atGGCCTGG CAAGTCGTCGTCAGTCGTCGTTTTCTGGTTTTTCTTCTTAACcaagttttctctttttttattttttttattttttatttctttaataaaaagaaataccaAACGCAGAactcaacaaacaaaaaaagcacAATCAAAGGTATTGGAACATATTACAGAGCACAGCCCAGAAAGAAAACTAGAATCATGGATAACGGTGTTGGTCACGACCTGTCACAGCTTCTCTCCTCAGAGGAAAGGGACTTCCTCATCCGCAAAAACGGTGATGAG gtTAAAGTGAGTAGTTTGGCGGGGAAAATTGTGGGTTTGTATTTTTCTGCATCATGGTGTGGTCCATGTCGCCGTTTCACTCCAAAACTGATAGAACTCTACGAAGAAGTAGCTTCAAAAGGCAATTTTGAAGTGGTTTTCATCTCCTCGGACAGAGATGATGAATCATTCAAAAACTACTTGTCTGAAATGCCATGGCTAGCCATCCCATTTTCTGATTTGGACACCCGGAAACGCCTGAAGGAGTTGTTCAAGGTCAGGGGGATTCCTAATCTTGTGATTTTTGATGAGAATGGGCACGTTTCGACTGAGAAAGGTACCAGAATTGTGACAGAATATGGGGTAGATGCCTACCCTTTTACCCCGGAAAGGatcaatttccttaaagaacaaGAAGAGGCAGCCAAGCAGAATCAAACTTTGAGCTCTATCTTGGTTTCTAGCTCCCGGGACTATTTGATTTCAAATGATGGGAAACAG GTTCCTGTGTCTGAGCTCGAGGGCAAATTGGTTGGCCTCTATTTCTCAATGAATTCTCATGGTGGATGCATTGAATTTACTCCAAAACTTGTAGAGGCTTACAAGAAACTCAAGGAGACAGGACAGGGACAGGATTTTGAGATTGTCTTAATATCTCTAGACCATAAAGATGAACAGTTTAAAGAAGGATTTGAGAAGATGCCATGGTTGGCATTGCCATTTAACGACAAGAGCATCGAAAGACTTGTACGTTACTTTGAGCTTCAGAACCTTCCTACACTAGTTATAATAGGACCGGATGGGAAGACTTTGAACCCTGATGTGTCTGAACTCATTGAAGAGCATGGCGTTGGTGCCTATCCATTTAGTCCTGAGAAGCTTGCTGAGCTTGCTGAGATAGAGAAAGCAAAACTTGAAGCACAGACATTGGAGTCCCTTTTGGTTTTTGAGGATAAAGATTACGTAATCGAGAAAAATGGTTCCAAG GTACCGGTATCTGAACTTGTTGGAAAGACCATTTTGCTGTATTTCTCAGCTCACTGGTGCCCTCCATGTCGTGCATTCCTGCCTAAGCTTATTACAACATATCATGATATCAAGGCCAAAGACAAAGCATTCGAAGTTATTTTCATCTCAAGTGATCGTGATCAGTCTGCCTTTGATGAATTCTTTTCCAGCATGCCTTGGTTAGCCCTTCCGTTTGGTGATGTGAGGAAGAAATCCCTACAGCGCACATTCAAAGTCCAAGGCATTCCTGCAGCAATAGCCATTGGCCCCTCAGGCCGGACACTGACCTCGAATGCCCGAAAGCTCATAGGTGCTTACGGGGAGGATGCTTACCCATTCACTGAAGAACATTTGAAGCATTTGGAGAAAAAGGTGGAGGAAATGGCGAAGGGGTGGCCTGAGAAAGTGAAACATGAGTCCCATGTTGAACATGAGCTTGTTCTAACTCGCCGCCCTGCATATGGTTGCAACGGGTGTAGGGAGCCAGGTTATGATTGGTCTTTCTATTGTAAGGAGTGTGACTTTGATCTCCACCCAAAGTGTGCTTTGAAGAACAATGAAGAAGCCAAGAATGAGCCAAAAGCAAATGATGGATATGTTTGTGATGGTTATGTTTGCCGTAAAGCTTGA
- the LOC107428715 gene encoding probable nucleoredoxin 1, translated as MANGVTHDLLHLLCTKERDFLIRNNGDQVKVASLVGKIVGLYFSGSWFESCRYFTPMLVELYKEIASKGNFEVVFISSDKDDESFKDFFSEMQWLAIPYSDSDTQKRLGDLFNVKVIPSLVIVDENGHASTEQGTKIVAEYGVDGYPFTPERMKFLKEEEEAAKQNQSLSSVLVSNSTDYLISNNGDRVLVSELEGKMVGLYFSMNSFSPSLEFTPMLVEFYKKLKEKGHDFEIVLISLDHDEEQFKQGFETMPWLALPFNVMNSQKIARYFDLGTLPTLVIIGQDGKTLKRNVAELIEEHGVLAYPFSPEKLVELAEIEKANIEAQTLESLLVSGDKDFVIEKSGSKVPVSELVGKTILLYFSAHWCPPCHAFMPKLVKVYHDIKAKDKAFEVIFISSDHDQSAFDEFFSSMPWLALPFGDKRKRSLQRRFKTRGIPTVIAIGPSGKTLTTNARNIIGAHGVDAYPFTKERLEELEIKEDEMAKAWPEKVKHKSHTEHELVLTRRSGYGCDGCGEPGYHWSFYCIKCDFDLHPKCALMNNEATKDKPKSKEGYVCHGDLCCKV; from the exons ATGGCTAACGGAGTCACTCACGACCTCTTACATCTTCTCTGCACGAAAGAAAGGGACTTTCTCATCCGCAATAATGGGGACCAG GTAAAAGTTGCTAGTTTGGTGGGAAAAATTGTGGGTTTGTATTTTTCTGGGTCATGGTTTGAATCATGTCGCTATTTCACTCCAATGCTAGTGGAACTCTACAAAGAAATCGCATCGAAAGGCAATTTCGAAGTGGTTTTTATCTCCTCGGATAAAGATGATGAATCATTCAAAGACTTCTTCTCTGAAATGCAATGGCTTGCCATTCCATATTCTGATTCGGATACCCAGAAACGCCTTGGTGATTTGTTCAATGTCAAGGTGATTCCTAGCCTTGTGATTGTTGATGAAAATGGGCACGCTTCGACTGAGCAAGGTACCAAAATTGTTGCCGAATATGGTGTAGATGGATATCCTTTCACCCCGGAAAGGATGAAATTcttgaaagaggaagaagaggcAGCTAAGCAGAACCAATCTTTGAGTTCTGTCTTGGTTTCTAATTCCACCGATTATTTGATTTCAAATAATGGGGATCGG GTTCTTGTTTCTGAGCTCGAAGGCAAAATGGTTGGCCTCTATTTCTCAATGAATTCTTTCAGTCCAAGCCTTGAATTTACTCCAATGCTTGTGGAGTTTTACAAGAAACTCAAGGAAAAAGGACATGATTTTGAGATTGTCTTAATTTCTTTAGACCATGATGAAGAACAGTTTAAGCAGGGGTTCGAAACAATGCCATGGTTGGCATTGCCGTTCAATGTCATGAACAGTCAAAAAATTGCACGTTACTTTGATCTTGGAACCCTTCCTACTCTGGTTATAATAGGGCAAGATGGGAAGACTTTGAAGCGAAATGTGGCTGAACTCATTGAAGAACATGGTGTTTTAGCCTATCCATTTAGTCCTGAAAAGCTTGTTGAGCTTGCTGAGATTGAGAAAGCGAATATCGAAGCACAGACATTAGAGTCCCTTTTGGTTTCTGGAGATAAAGATTTTGTTATTGAAAAAAGTGGTTCCAAG GTACCGGTGTCTGAACTTGTTGGAAAGACCATTTTGCTGTATTTCTCAGCTCACTGGTGCCCTCCATGTCATGCATTCATGCCTAAGCTTGTTAAAGTATATCATGACATTAAGGCAAAAGACAAAGCATTCGAAGTGATTTTCATCTCAAGTGATCATGATCAGTCTGCCTTTGATGAATTCTTTTCGAGCATGCCTTGGTTAGCCCTTCCATTTGGCGATAAGAGGAAGAGATCTCTGCAGCGCAGATTCAAAACACGAGGCATTCCTACAGTCATAGCCATTGGTCCCTCTGGCAAGACACTGACCACAAACGCCCGAAACATCATTGGTGCTCATGGGGTGGATGCTTACCCATTTACCAAAGAGCGATTGGAGGAATTGGAGATAAAGGAGGATGAAATGGCTAAAGCTTGGCCTGAGAAAGTGAAGCATAAGTCCCATACTGAACATGAGCTTGTACTTACTCGCCGAAGTGGATATGGTTGCGATGGTTGTGGTGAGCCAGGATATCACTGGTCTTTCTATTGCATAAAGTGTGACTTTGATCTTCATCCAAAGTGTGCTTTGATGAACAATGAAGCAACAAAGGATAAGCCTAAATCAAAGGAGGGATATGTTTGTCATGGTGATTTGTGCTGTAAAGTCTGA
- the LOC107428674 gene encoding uncharacterized protein LOC107428674: protein MSTIQPQQQPEQQSQPQPQQQQQPVLVYPNTVTKQPPNSHHSNGSFGTVFIVLAIIVVISAIACFLGRLCNRRAHNSNPKPPKQSSRAKEGGSEGGNGKNNHHNKIRPKERPGSEFGSGTNGFRQKEGDLEFGLDMRSKPNGFRSDSRGHGHAGNGFRSGSRGHGGDHGIINGGGGDMKVDMKHGYVDEGGLRASA from the coding sequence ATGTCTACAATTCAACCACAGCAACAGCCAGAGCAACAATCACAACCACAGCCACAGCAACAGCAGCAACCAGTTCTGGTTTATCCAAACACTGTTACCAAACAGCCACCAAATTCCCACCATTCAAATGGATCATTTGGAACGGTTTTCATTGTCTTGGCCATCATAGTTGTAATATCAGCCATTGCTTGCTTTCTTGGTAGGCTCTGCAATCGTCGAGCTCACAATTCGAACCCGAAGCCGCCGAAACAGAGCTCTCGTGCAAAAGAAGGAGGAAGTGAAGGTGGGAATGGGAAGAACAACCACCACAACAAGATTCGACCAAAAGAAAGACCAGGAAGTGAATTTGGGAGTGGGACTAACGGCTTTCGGCAGAAAGAAGGAGATCTTGAATTTGGGCTCGATATGAGAAGTAAGCCCAATGGATTTAGATCGGATAGCAGAGGACATGGTCATGCTGGTAATGGTTTCAGATCAGGGAGTAGAGGACATGGTGGTGACCATGGAATAATTAATGGAGGTGGTGGTGATATGAAAGTGGATATGAAACATGGCTATGTTGATGAAGGAGGACTTAGAGCCAGTGCATGA